In Arachis hypogaea cultivar Tifrunner chromosome 7, arahy.Tifrunner.gnm2.J5K5, whole genome shotgun sequence, the genomic window GTCACTagggtagcgtttggtggagagacagagacggaaagactgagactgagagacagagactaagagacagggattgaaataaatcttagtattttgtttggtgtaaaatgggagacaggaattgaaacaagaatgaaactctaatttaatttgcacaaaggataaaattgaaattaattaattgaaatgaaagtattttaagtataaaatgttattaaagtttcagtctccatctctaaaaatttcagtcccttgtgtccctactttttggaggtactgaaatactgaaattttagagacagagacacaaATTTTAATATCAgtctctaaactaacaaacacgatactgagtctcagtctctcaggctctgtctcagtacctcaaaacaagtACTACCTAGAAGATCATTTGTCGGAAGACCAAGAATTATAGCCACATCTTCTAATGTCACAGCATATTCACCAACTAGAAAGTGAAACGTATGTGTGTCCAAGTCTTATCTCTCAATTAGAGTGTTTACcattaaatatactaaatatatattttctaatatttaaatCTATGTCAACaacaatattaactaaatttagataccaaaaaaaatattatcaaaaaatattAACTACGTTCACGCAACAATATATTTTCTAATATCTAAATCTATGTTAACAATATCTAAATCTATAACATTATTACTATTAATTTCTATTAAatcgtaaaattaaaaaaataattacttagGTAATTAAGATTATTGAAATAATTAACAATATGAAATCAAGactatcaatattttttattttgtgtctctttgacattgtgttttttttttttcacggaCTGGAGCTTCACCAGGAAGGAGTTAATGGAGGAAAAGAGAGAGATTTTTGGTAGCTTGGTGAGTTATATGCGCAATAGGTAGGGTTGGTCCGATTTATGTACCCTAATtagattatttaatatttttttttcacaaaatagatAGTCTGATTTATTTGTGTTCTCGACTTATCGCTGCTCCACAACAACGTTAAATACGCAGCACTCTAATAACGCTGCATTACACTTTTCCCGTCTCCGTTACAAAATTAGAAAATGAGCAAACGCAACCTAAGTGGGAATTTTGGTTTTTCAAGGTAGTGGGAAATGGGCTTTTGCCAAAAACATTGTGGAAAAAAGCCCCCAAAGCagcaaaagagagagagagggggggggggacTTAGGAATTTTGTTTTTTCAAGGTAGTGGGAAATGGGCTTTTGCCAAAAACATTGTGGAAAAAAGCCCCCAAAGCagcaaaagagagagagaggggggggggggggggaaagaaaaaaaaaaatagaagaagaaaaggtcagaGACAGCACGTGCAGTACACATGGTACCACTAAACTTGGTTTCACAGGTAAACACTGAACACAACAATTGCGACACTTCCAAAGCCTCCAACTCCTTTCAGCGTCTACTCCTTGCAACTCAGCTTCGTTCTCATCGACCCCAACCACCCCTTTCTCTCTTACTTAACCCACATTGCTGCTTCAAAGTTTTCATCTTTATCCCACATTGGCGTTTCTACTTCCCAAAAGGTAATGCTAACACTCCATCTTCTCTCTCTGGTTAGTCTCATCTAAGTTGTTGAATTACTGGTTTTTCACGTGAAAAGTTTATGTGGGGTTTAGTGGAAATGAAGATTTTTTTTCATTCCTGTGGGATTCATGACACCGTTGATGGATTTATCTTTCGTTAAAGAATATGGGCTgaaattttggtttttattttattttatatcacgGATTCATGTGCATTTTGCCGTATTCTGTATTCAGTTAAGCTTTGTTTGTATGCGAAGATCCCAGAAACAATTTATGTTACTGATTGATGAAAACTAAGTTTTCTTTATGCAGTTCTCATACCTGTGTAAAGAGATATATAGATTGCTAGTTTTATGAGAGTGCTAAAAGGGTTTTAACTTTCATTAGATAGATGTTTGAAATAAAATCGCAAGTTGATTGTAATTAAAGATACTCTGCTATCGTTTTTCTTGGTTTTGACCCTGAGATACTATCCGAGCTTAATATTGCCCCATTGAGGAAGCTGGTTTCTCAAGATTTAGAATGTTTTGTTGCATCGGTTCAAGCTTTTTTGGTTAATAGCAATTTTTAAAGTGAGGTTTGTAAAATTCCAAAAGGTAATGGTGAACTATTGAATCAGGGCATTTGGTTTGtgatttcattttctatttttgggAAAAGAGAAGacgagaaaaacaataaaatcctgatttatctttttttttccccGTAAAATTctgaaaacagaaaatgaaaatgcaaaccaAACGCACCAAATTTTGCATGTTCATTTTTTGTGACCTCTAGAATCTGGACAGATTTAAGTCATTTAACCATCCATGTAAGCAataaatgatttattttaaatagTGTTTTGCCCCCCTGTATTGAGCAAATTCCCTGTTATATATAGGATCTCTTTTGCCATACTGCACTCATTGAAAATGGCAACAACACCGTTTTCTGGCCTGCAAACGGCAATGTCAAGGTCATGTATTCCTTCATCACAAAGGTCAAGCATTATGgctatttctggaaagtccatgGTGGGATCATGGAACAAACTTGCAAGTGTGTGTCATGTTTCATCTGTGCAACCTTTCCAGCGGGTGTTTACATCATCTACcataaaatttgaaagaattgttACAAAGGCAATGTCTGATTCTAGTCAAAAGAGTTCAGTTTCAGGATTACCAATTGACTTGAAAGGTTATTGTTCTGTTTTATCTGAATTTCCTTGCAAATATTTcaccaactttttttttttttttttacaaaatgatGTTTTTATGAATATTTAGTGTTATCATAAATTTTCTGTCATAGAACAGTTTATGCTCTACCTACTAAAGCATTCTATGTAGGTAAAAGGGCTTTTATTGCCGGTGTGGCTGATGACAACGGATATGGATGGGCAATTGCAAAATCTCTCGCTGCAGCAGGAGCTCAAATTTTAGTCGGCACATGGGTACCTGTAAGTATTTATTTCTTTTGGATAAAAATAGGTAACTATTGGTCAGCATGACAATTGACTACTGTCTGCAGGCTTTTGGATCTGCACATAAATTTCCAGTCCTTTTGTAGTGAAAACACCTATTAACTGTGAACCTTTTCTGCAGGCTTTGAATATTTTTGAGTCAAGCTTGCGACGTGGAAAATTTGATGAGTCACGCGTGTATGATGTTAAACGTTGCTattatttcttttgtttgttcGACTATGTATTATGTCTGATGAGGAATCCTGTTTTACAGGTTACCAGATGGTTCATTGATGGAGATCACTAAAGTTTATCCTTTGGATGCCGTCTTTGACAATCCTGAGGATGTACCAGAAGATGTAAATAAGAGTTCCCTGCTTTTTACAAAGATGCGAACTGCATGCAAGTGATCATTTACATCATtataatgatttatttattttttgaaaattgtgtaGATAAAAACAAACAAGCGATATGCTGGATCCAGTAAATGGACAGTTCAGGTATATATGCACTTTTTGTTTTGCATGGTTAAAACCTGAAGTGATATCATCTTAGTtacttatatttctttttttttctttttttttcttttttttttttgcggatGCATCTCAGACTAGCCCTGTTACATCTCTTATTCGTTGTGATATTTTTCAGGAAGTTGCTGAATCTGTTAAAGAAGACTTCGGCACCATAGACATCCTTGTCCATTCACTTGCAAATGGACCTGAGGTATTGTAAATTTAGTGATAAGCAATCGAGTTTTTTATGTGGTTATGATCTGGCTTTAATAAGTGGTCAACCCTGTTATAGGTGACTAAACCACTGTTGGAGACATCACGGAACGGGTATCTTGCTGCTTTATCGGCATCTAGTTACTCCTATGTTTCTTTACTCAAGCATTTTCTTCCAATCATGAACCCAGGCACGAACCTTTTCTAAGATGGCTTCCACTAAATCACACCTTTGATTGGTTTGTCATTGTATCTTACCTTTCTATTTCTGTTTAGGtggatcttcaatttctctgaCATACATCGCTTCCGAGAAGATCATTCCAGGG contains:
- the LOC112703179 gene encoding enoyl-[acyl-carrier-protein] reductase [NADH], chloroplastic: MATTPFSGLQTAMSRSCIPSSQRSSIMAISGKSMVGSWNKLASVCHVSSVQPFQRVFTSSTIKFERIVTKAMSDSSQKSSVSGLPIDLKGKRAFIAGVADDNGYGWAIAKSLAAAGAQILVGTWVPALNIFESSLRRGKFDESRVLPDGSLMEITKVYPLDAVFDNPEDVPEDIKTNKRYAGSSKWTVQEVAESVKEDFGTIDILVHSLANGPEVTKPLLETSRNGYLAALSASSYSYVSLLKHFLPIMNPGGSSISLTYIASEKIIPGYGGGMSSAKAALESDTRVLAFEAGRKRKIRVNTISAGPLRSRAAKAIGFIDMMIDYSIANAPLQKELSADEVGNSAAFLASPLASAITGTVLYVDNGLNAMGVGVDSPVFKDLDIPKDQH